AAGAATGAATGACATAAGAACCCAGGAGATGAACTTAAACTTTGGTCCTCAGCACCCCAGTACGCACGGGGTGTATCGCGGAGTGTTCACAATGGAGGGCGAATATATCACCAAGTGCGTGAACCATATCGGTTATCTTCATCGCGGCATTGAAAAAATGGCGGAGTCCCGTACCTATACCCAGTTTATTCCGTACAACGGACGGTTGGACTATGTTTCAGGCATGTTGAATGAAGAGGCTTATGTCCGTACGGTGGAAAAATTGATGGGTATTTCCGATCAGGTTCCCGAACGGGCCGAATATATCCGGGTGATTATGGCTGAACTTCAGCGTATCGCCAGCCACTTGGTGTTTTATTCCTCGATGGCGCTGGACATGGCCGGTTTCACACCTTGGACCTACGGGTTCCGCGAGAGAGACACGATTTTGGATTTATTTGAAATGGCAGCCGGCAGCCGCATGATGCCGAATTATATGCGGTTTGGTGGCGTTGCAGCGGATCTAAACGAAGAATTTATGCCTGCCCTGCGCAAATTGCTCGATATCATGCCTAAATGCATGGAAGAGTACCACGGTATATTAACCGGCAATGAGATCTTCCAGGCCCGTACAAAGGGGGTTGCCTCGCTTTCCCGCGAAAAAGCTTTGAATTACGGGATATCCGGTCCTTCGGCCAGGGCTTCAGGCATTGATTATGATCTGCGTCGGGACGAGCCATATGGGATCTATGACCGTTTTAAATTCAATGTGCCGGTCCGTCAGACTGGGGACACGTTTGATCGTTATATCGTTCGTATGGACGAGATGGCTGAAAGCGTCAAAATTCTGGAACAGGCTTATAGAGAACTTCCGGAAGGTCCGGTTTTGGCCAAGGTCCCGAAAATAATTAAACCTCCTGCCGGAGAAGTCTATCACCGTATCGAGCATTCCAAAGGGCATCTTGGTTTCCATATTGTGAGTGACGGTACAGCCAAACCTTACCGTTTAAGGATTTGTTCTCCCTGTTTTGTAAATGTGGCAGTTTTTGAAGAAATGGCTGTCGGTTTGCATCTGCAGGATGCAGTCGTTGCCTTTGCTTCCTTAGACATTGTGTTGGGAGAAATTGATCGCTAACAGACAGAAACAAGAATTCAGAAGATGGAGGAAAATATGGTACTATTTCTTGTTTGGGTCGATATGTTCAGACAGTGGCTTGTTGGGATTGGAATACCGGCATTGCCTGCTGAAATATTGATTAAAACCATTCTGGTTTTAATTGTCATTATCTTTGTGCTAACGAACCTGATTGTTCTGGTCTGGCTGGAACGTAAGTTTGCTGCTTTTTACGCTGACCGCGTTGGCCCCAACCGCCTTGGACCTGCAGGTTTTCTGCAGTTCCCAGTTGATATTGTCAAAATGCTCGGGAAAGAGGATATCATTCCCGAAAACGTGGACAGACCGGTATTTAAGATTGCCAGTATCTGCGCATTCCTTACAGCAATTATGGGCTGGGCCGTTATTCCTCTCGGCAAAGGTATGATCCTGGAAGATTTGAATGTCGGACTATTGTACTTTATTGCGATCGGTTCTACAGGAACGATTGCCTTTGTCATGGCCGGTTTTGCTTCCAATAATAAATACGCGCTGCTCGGCGGCATGAGAACGGCTGCTCAGATGATCAGCTATGAAATTCCGCTGGCCTTTTCTTTGCTCGGCATCGTCATGATCACCGGAAGCTTAAGCCTTACCGAGATTGTCGATGCCCAGAAAAACGTCTGGTTTATCTTCCCACAGATTCTCGCCTTCTTCGCTTATTTTGTTTGTTCCATCGCGGAAACAAACCGTGGACCGTTCGACTTGGCGGAAGGGGAGCAGGAGTTGGTTGCGGGATATTTCGTTGAGTATTCGGGTATCCGCTATGCGTTGTTTATGGTCGCTGAATATACCCATCTGGTTGCGGTCTCGGCGATTGCAGCGGTTGTGTTCCTCGGCGGCTGGAATGCACCGTTTGGCTTGACCTTCATACCGGGATTCATCTGGATGATGTTTAAAATTTACTTGATGATTTTCCTGTTCATGTGGGTCAGATGGACATTTGTCAGGGTAAAGGTCGAGCATTTGATGCATATTGGCTGGAAATTCCTGATTCCGCTTACGTTATTCAATATTGTGATCACCGGCATTGGCGTTTACGTCTACCGGATGATTGCAGGTTAAGGTGGTGAAATCGTGTACGGACAAGGACTTTTAAAAGGCTTAAGAATATCAATCAGACACTTTTTTAAGAAGAAAGTCACGGAGATGTACCCGGAGCAAAAGCCTAACCTGCCGAAGCGCTCCCGGGGATGGTTTGAACTGACCCCGGATAAATGTACGGCATGCGGACTTTGCGTCAACGCTTGTCCCAACGGGATTATCTCCATTGAAAGCTATAAGGATGAGAACAACAAAAGAAAGCTGGTTCAGTATCGTATGCTGATGGAAAGCTGTATTTTCTGCGGGTTTTGTGTTGAGGCCTGTCCTCAAGATGCTTTGTACAATACGCAAGCTTTTGAACAGACGGTCTTCTTCCGGGAAGATCTTAACAGAATCCTCTATAAAGCCGAGCCTCAGTCGGTTCAGGCTGAAAGGAGTGAAGCGTGATGGGCTTTACAGTGATGTTTTACGTAATTGCCATCGTTACCCTCGGTTCGGCACTTATGATGGTCATCAGCAAAAATATCTTTCACAGTGCGCTTTTAATGCTGGTAGCATTCTTGGGTATTTCGGGGGTTTTTGTTCTGCTGCATGCTGATTTTCTGGCCGCCACCCAGGTTCTGATTTATGCCGGGGCGATTACGATCTTTGTTGTTTTCGCGATCATGTTTACCATGCGCGGGGATATGAAAACGACAAACTTGTTCTCCAGGAACCTGATTCCGGGAGCGCTGCTCTCGCTGATCATGATCGTCGTGAATGCAGTCATGGTGCTGACAACGAAGTGGCCGCTGAAGGCTACGACAGCTCCGGAGTCAACAGCGAAGGAAATTGCTAATCTGATGCTGACAAAATACGTCGTTGCGTTTGAAGTGACCGCAGTACTGTTGCTGGTGGCCATGCTCGGCGCGATTGTTATCGTGAAAGAGGTGAAAAAGTCCTCATGAGTAGTATCATCGACTTTTTATTCAATATTGGATTGCCGCATTTTCTGATTCTTAGCGGAACTCTTTTCTTCATCGGGCTTTTCAGTGTTCTGGCCAAAAGAAACCTGATTGCGATCCTCATGGGAATGGAAATCATGCTGAGTTCAGTCAACATCAACCTTGTTGCATTTAACAGATATACCACCGCTCCGGCTCTGCACGGCCACGTCTTCGCGCTTTTTGTGATCGCCTTGGCAGCAGCGGAAGTATCGGTAGGCTTGGCCTTGATTATCTCTGTCTACCGCCAGCACAAGTCAGTTGAAGCGGATGATATCGATTCAATGAAATGGTAGTCTTAATTCAAGATAAAGGCAGGTGTAATTTACTATAATGATTGATTTTGCTTTGAATAACGCCTGGTTGATTCCGTTGTTGCCAGCGTTGGCCTTTGCTCTGATCGTCTTTGTGACGAAACCCTCGCAAAAGCTAAGCGCTTTCATTTCCATTCTGGGCATCCTTGTATCGTTTGTACTGTCGGTTGCTATTGGAATAGGCGTACTTCAACGCGGCGAATTCTTAATAGAACATCCTTTAAAAGTCGTTGTTCCTTGGTTCAGTATGCATGGGCTCACGATCGACGTAGGAACGCAGATCGATCCTACATCGGCCATGATGCTTTTCGTAGTGACGTTGGTCGCGTCTTTGGTCCAGATTTATTCTCTCGGCTATATGCACGGAGATCCTGGATTTTCCCGTTTTTATTCCTACCTTTCGCTCTTTGCCGCCTCGATGCTGGGGTTGGTCATTGCGCCGAACCTTCTGCAAATGTTTGTGTTCTGGGAACTGGTCGGCCTGTGTTCCTATCTGCTGATTGGTTTCTGGTACGAGAAGAATTCCGCGCGTGAAGCAGCAAAAAAGGCGTTCATTACCTGCCGGGCAGGGGACTTCGGCCTGCTTCTGGGGATTATTCTTCTGCAAGTCAACTTCGGGACCCTTGACCTGCAGGAACTCGCTGAAATGATCCCGAATTTTGCGCAGTACACCACCCTCTCGGCTGGTGCGCTGACGGCAATCGCGATCGTGCTGTTCCTCGGACCTATGGCCAAATCCGGTCAGTTCCCGTTCCATGTTTGGCTTCCCGACGCCATGGAAGGCCCTACTCCGGTCAGTGCACTGATCCATGCGGCTACCATGGTTGTGGCAGGGGTCTATCTGGTTGGCAG
This genomic stretch from Dehalobacter restrictus DSM 9455 harbors:
- a CDS encoding NADH-quinone oxidoreductase subunit D, whose product is MNDIRTQEMNLNFGPQHPSTHGVYRGVFTMEGEYITKCVNHIGYLHRGIEKMAESRTYTQFIPYNGRLDYVSGMLNEEAYVRTVEKLMGISDQVPERAEYIRVIMAELQRIASHLVFYSSMALDMAGFTPWTYGFRERDTILDLFEMAAGSRMMPNYMRFGGVAADLNEEFMPALRKLLDIMPKCMEEYHGILTGNEIFQARTKGVASLSREKALNYGISGPSARASGIDYDLRRDEPYGIYDRFKFNVPVRQTGDTFDRYIVRMDEMAESVKILEQAYRELPEGPVLAKVPKIIKPPAGEVYHRIEHSKGHLGFHIVSDGTAKPYRLRICSPCFVNVAVFEEMAVGLHLQDAVVAFASLDIVLGEIDR
- the nuoH gene encoding NADH-quinone oxidoreductase subunit NuoH, with product MVLFLVWVDMFRQWLVGIGIPALPAEILIKTILVLIVIIFVLTNLIVLVWLERKFAAFYADRVGPNRLGPAGFLQFPVDIVKMLGKEDIIPENVDRPVFKIASICAFLTAIMGWAVIPLGKGMILEDLNVGLLYFIAIGSTGTIAFVMAGFASNNKYALLGGMRTAAQMISYEIPLAFSLLGIVMITGSLSLTEIVDAQKNVWFIFPQILAFFAYFVCSIAETNRGPFDLAEGEQELVAGYFVEYSGIRYALFMVAEYTHLVAVSAIAAVVFLGGWNAPFGLTFIPGFIWMMFKIYLMIFLFMWVRWTFVRVKVEHLMHIGWKFLIPLTLFNIVITGIGVYVYRMIAG
- a CDS encoding NuoI/complex I 23 kDa subunit family protein produces the protein MYGQGLLKGLRISIRHFFKKKVTEMYPEQKPNLPKRSRGWFELTPDKCTACGLCVNACPNGIISIESYKDENNKRKLVQYRMLMESCIFCGFCVEACPQDALYNTQAFEQTVFFREDLNRILYKAEPQSVQAERSEA
- a CDS encoding NADH-quinone oxidoreductase subunit J family protein, whose translation is MGFTVMFYVIAIVTLGSALMMVISKNIFHSALLMLVAFLGISGVFVLLHADFLAATQVLIYAGAITIFVVFAIMFTMRGDMKTTNLFSRNLIPGALLSLIMIVVNAVMVLTTKWPLKATTAPESTAKEIANLMLTKYVVAFEVTAVLLLVAMLGAIVIVKEVKKSS
- the nuoK gene encoding NADH-quinone oxidoreductase subunit NuoK is translated as MSSIIDFLFNIGLPHFLILSGTLFFIGLFSVLAKRNLIAILMGMEIMLSSVNINLVAFNRYTTAPALHGHVFALFVIALAAAEVSVGLALIISVYRQHKSVEADDIDSMKW